In Biomphalaria glabrata chromosome 11, xgBioGlab47.1, whole genome shotgun sequence, the following proteins share a genomic window:
- the LOC106054950 gene encoding 3-hydroxyisobutyrate dehydrogenase, mitochondrial-like, translating into MAMLPRLSALKAAGRRCFSCTTQVLSQETPVGFVGLGNMGGHMARNLLKKGYPVIAFDVSKDALSTLKNDGAVVAESPAEVAANVSRLVSMLPASAEVQEVYGGKKGILSTVKKGTLLLDSSTIDPSVSQQVAALAEKQGATFMDSPVSGGVNAARDGILTFMVGGPEASFAQAKALLDNMGKNVVYCGPVGTGQAAKICNNMLLAISMIGTSETMNLGIRLGLDPKLLAKILNMSSGRCWSSEVYNPVPGVVPGVPSSNDYKGGFGSALMAKDLGLAQNAATNTKSPTPLGSLAHQIYRTMCNQGYSGKDFSSAFLFLQEQDKKK; encoded by the exons ATGGCGATGCTTCCACGGCTGTCTGCTCTGAAAGCTGCGGGAAGAAGATGTTTTTCAT GCACAACTCAAGTTCTT TCTCAAGAAACTCCAGTGGGCTTTGTGGGTCTTGGAAACATGGGAGGTCATATGGCCAGGAACTTGTTGAAGAAAGGTTACCCAGTCATAGCTTTTGATGTCTCAAAAGACGCCttgtcaactttaaaaaatgatg GGGCTGTCGTGGCTGAGTCTCCAGCAGAAGTGGCAGCCAATGTTTCTCGTCTTGTGTCCATGTTGCCAGCTAGTGCTGAAGTACAAGAGGTCTACGGTGGAAAGAAAGGCATTCTGAG CACTGTCAAAAAGGGAACGTTGTTGTTAGACAGCAGTACCATTGACCCCTCGGTGTCACAGCAAGTGGCAGCTCTAGCAGAGAAACAAGGAGCTACATTCATGGACTCTCCAGTTTCTGGAG GTGTGAATGCTGCTCGAGATGGAATTCTTACATTTATGGTTGGTGGACCAGAAGCCAGTTTTGCCCAGGCCAAGGCTCTTTTGGATAACATGGGCAAAAATGTTGTATATTGTGGACCTGTAGGCACTGGGCAG GCAGCAAAGATTTGTAATAATATGTTGTTAGCTATTTCTATGATTGGtacatcagaaactatgaatcTCGGTATAAG GCTTGGACTTGACCCCAAACTGCTGGCCAAAATTTTGAACATGAGTTCTGGTCGGTGTTGGTCCAGTGAAGTGTATAACCCAGTGCCTGGTGTTGTCCCTGGAGTTCCATCCAGCAATGATTACAAGGGAGGATTTGGTTCAGCTCTTATGGCTAAG GACCTTGGCTTGGCTCAGAATGCTGCTACTAACACTAAGAGCCCCACTCCTCTCGGCTCCTTGGCTCATCAGATCTACCGAACCATGTGTAACCAAGGTTACAGCGGAAAAGACTTCTCTTCAGCCTTTCTCTTTTTACAAGAACAGGAcaagaaaaaatag
- the LOC129921667 gene encoding piggyBac transposable element-derived protein 4-like has translation MDSDSDYQPETDVDSSDDEVWELIDSSDDSDEENIPPNSTLNATQPNVNYGYDVLDTMPEAPASFLPERVPGIQLDQVRTRDSAKQFFRAIDFFKLYFTMDIVLQICQYTNTYATEHGLQKPSVFQSWYELSPDEFYRFCGLIMYAGIVQVPNIERFWSTKSLYNGLWARAFMSRDRFKAIMCFIKVSNPLTEDPNDKLCKVRMLTTYIRMKCIKLYQPHQNVSIDERMVRNKGKYAFRQYIRDKPTKWGMKLWILADSLSGYTYDFDIYLGKQQDNGPFGLAYGVVMKLTKSISRQGYRLFFDNFYTSVQLLKDLWFIGIGACGTVLRTRKGFPNAIKDVKNFEKKSKRGDMRWIRDGQLLTVQWRDNKTISLMSTIHDANDSVTAKRRTKTNGQFENLTVNQPTIVHDYNKYMGGVDKSDQLINKYNVLRKTNKYWKTIFFHMLDIARVNSYILFQDWRDKNKDVPELNRPTRYGQLNFTEELIRELGDIGIDDPVPIASKPSVHFKHAMDPQFMDKRGNCKLCYSNEKIVRRTSVKCKVCDVFLCFQKERNCLSQYHKLL, from the exons ATGGACTCAGATTCGGATTATCAGCCTGAAACTGATGTAGATTCAAGTGATGATGAAGTCTGGGAACTCATTGACTCTTCAGATGATTCAGATGAAGAGAATATTCCTCCCAACAGCACTCTGAATGCGACACAGCCAAACGT AAACTATGGCTATGATGTGCTGGACACTATGCCAGAGGCCCCAGCAAGCTTTCTTCCAGAAAGGGTCCCTGGTATACAGCTTGACCAAGTTAGGACACGAGACTCTGCTAAACAATTTTTCAGAGCCATTgacttttttaaactttattttacaatggaTATTGTTTTGCAAATCTGTCAGTACACCAACACCTATGCAACTGAACATGGACTGCAGAAACCAAGTGTGTTCCAGAGTTGGTATGAACTAAGCCCTGACGAATTCTACAGATTCTGTGGACTTATCATGTATGCTGGCATTGTTCAGGTCCCCAACATTGAGCGATTCTGGTCAACCAAATCTCTATACAATGGACTTTGGGCAAGAGCCTTTATGTCACGTGACAGATTCAAGGCAATAATGTGTTTTATTAAAGTGTCAAATCCACTTACAGAGGATCCCAATGATAAACTCTGTAAAGTGAGAATGTTAACGACATACATTAGAATGAAATGTATAAAGCTTTACCAACCTCATCAAAATGTCTCTATTGATGAAAGAATGGTTCGGAATAAAGGTAAATATGCATTTCGACAATACATTCGAGACAAGCCAACAAAGTGGGGCATGAAACTGTGGATCCTTGCTGATTCTTTAAGTGGGTATACCTATGATTTTGATATATATTTAGGAAAGCAACAGGATAATGGCCCTTTTGGATTAGCTTATGGGGTGGTGATGAAGTtaactaaatctatatctaggcAAGGGTATAGGCTTTTTTTTGATAACTTTTATACTAGTGTCCAATTATTAAAAGATCTTTGGTTTATAGGGATTGGAGCATGTGGAACTGTTCTTAGGACCAGAAAAGGTTTTCCTAATGCTATAAAAGAtgttaaaaattttgaaaaaaaatctaaaagggGAGACATGAGATGGATCAGGGATGGACAGTTATTGACAGTTCAGTGGAGAGACAATAAGACCATATCATTAATGTCGACTATTCATGATGCCAATGACAGTGTAACAGCTAAACGACGGACTAAAACGAATGGACAGTTTGAAAATTTGACTGTGAATCAACCAACTATTGTACATGACTATAATAAATACATGGGGGGTGTTGACAAAAGTGACCagctaattaataaatataatgtacttcgtaaaacaaataaatattggaagactattttttttcatatgttaGATATAGCTAGGGTTAATTCCTATATTCTTTTTCAAGACTGGAGGgataaaaataaagatgtaCCTGAGCTGAATAGACCCACAAGATATGGCCAACTTAATTTTACTGAAGAATTAATTAGAGAGTTAGGAGATATAGGTATTGATGATCCTGTACCAATCGCGTCTAAGCCCTCTGTTCATTTTAAGCATGCAATGGATCCACAGTTTATGGATAAGAGAGGGAACTGTAAATTATGTTACAGTAATGAAAAAATAGTTAGAAGAACTAGTGTTAAATGCAAGGTGTGTGatgtgtttttatgttttcaaaaagaaagaaactgttTGTCTCAGTACCACAAATTACTATAA